One window of Brevibacterium pigmentatum genomic DNA carries:
- a CDS encoding OB-fold nucleic acid binding domain-containing protein: protein MRNLIPRLVRDFGSREAEARADLRLVSQIPGAIPVEELEARKTSRIAGVVSATTQSCSGDSPRLDITVADGTGEARAQFLGRREISGIRPGSLIVLEGRFCGKDGVLTAHNPVYELLQTRDDSDD from the coding sequence ATGCGCAACCTCATTCCTCGCCTCGTGCGTGACTTCGGATCCCGTGAGGCCGAGGCCCGGGCCGATCTGCGTCTGGTCAGTCAGATCCCCGGGGCCATCCCGGTCGAAGAGCTGGAGGCGCGGAAGACCTCACGCATCGCCGGAGTCGTCTCGGCGACGACGCAGTCGTGCAGCGGCGACAGCCCCAGGCTCGATATCACCGTCGCCGACGGCACGGGCGAAGCCCGCGCCCAGTTCCTCGGACGCCGGGAGATCAGCGGCATCCGTCCCGGATCCCTCATCGTTCTGGAAGGACGATTCTGCGGCAAGGACGGAGTGCTCACCGCACATAACCCCGTCTACGAACTCCTGCAGACACGCGACGACTCGGACGACTGA
- a CDS encoding DUF4193 domain-containing protein produces MATDYDAPRKQDDEIKSDSIEQLKAQRSQAQASKIDEDETAVAEGFELPGADLSNEELSVRVLPKQNDEFTCMECFLVRHRSQLATEEGGIPICTDCAG; encoded by the coding sequence ATGGCAACAGACTACGACGCACCTCGCAAGCAAGACGATGAGATCAAAAGCGATTCGATCGAGCAGCTCAAGGCCCAGCGTTCCCAGGCTCAGGCAAGCAAGATCGACGAAGACGAAACTGCAGTAGCCGAAGGCTTCGAACTTCCCGGTGCAGACCTGTCGAACGAAGAGCTCTCCGTTCGGGTTCTGCCCAAGCAGAACGACGAGTTCACATGCATGGAGTGCTTCTTGGTCCGCCATCGTTCGCAGCTTGCGACCGAAGAAGGCGGGATCCCCATCTGCACGGACTGTGCAGGCTGA
- the dut gene encoding dUTP diphosphatase, translating to MTETVKINLQLLDAGMSAPGYAHASDAGADLCSTIDFVLEPFERRVVPTGIAIALPEGYAAFVHPRSGLSSKHGVTVVNAPGTIDAGYRGEIKVPLINLDAKTPLRVVRGDRIAQLVIQSIAHADFDIVESLEDSARGAGGFGSTGGIDAGLSEKEK from the coding sequence GTGACGGAAACCGTGAAGATCAACCTTCAGCTCCTCGACGCGGGCATGAGCGCGCCCGGCTACGCGCATGCGAGCGATGCCGGGGCGGACCTGTGTTCGACGATCGATTTCGTGCTCGAGCCCTTCGAGCGCCGAGTCGTGCCGACCGGAATCGCGATCGCCCTGCCGGAGGGCTACGCCGCCTTCGTGCACCCGCGGTCCGGGCTGTCGAGCAAGCACGGGGTCACCGTCGTCAACGCACCGGGCACCATCGACGCCGGGTATCGCGGCGAGATCAAGGTGCCGCTGATCAACCTCGATGCGAAGACCCCGCTGCGCGTCGTCCGCGGCGACCGCATCGCCCAGCTCGTGATCCAATCGATCGCCCACGCCGACTTCGACATCGTCGAATCCCTTGAAGACAGCGCCCGCGGCGCCGGGGGATTCGGATCCACCGGCGGAATCGACGCCGGCCTCAGCGAAAAGGAGAAGTGA
- a CDS encoding DUF3710 domain-containing protein, whose product MGLFSRFKKSTPTNEDDVRADDEFTDDDELDAQDADTDTEDADTADDDVDEVDASESDDDIDEEEALLEKSAPFDRSEKGPFDISEEYPEHDRLDLGALKVPVVDGMQVRLDTDDDSQRVLAVTLIHNGGGIQLQAFATPRSEGLWNTVRAQLAESVTKQGGESTELHTSLGKELAIEVPAKTESGRPGKRAMRFAGIDGPRWFVRAVFSGKAVTDDDVRAELSALFRGVVVDRGAEAMAPRELIALTAPQVDQDETEEKDEDELNPFERGPEITEVR is encoded by the coding sequence ATGGGACTGTTCTCCCGGTTCAAGAAATCCACGCCGACGAACGAAGACGACGTCCGCGCCGATGACGAGTTCACCGACGATGACGAGCTCGACGCTCAGGACGCAGACACCGACACCGAGGATGCCGACACCGCAGACGACGATGTCGACGAGGTCGATGCGTCCGAGTCCGATGACGACATCGACGAGGAAGAGGCGCTGCTGGAGAAGTCCGCGCCCTTCGACCGGTCCGAGAAGGGCCCGTTCGACATCTCCGAGGAATACCCTGAGCATGATCGTCTCGACCTCGGCGCACTCAAGGTGCCCGTCGTCGACGGAATGCAGGTGCGCCTGGACACGGACGACGATTCCCAGCGCGTGCTGGCCGTGACCCTCATTCACAACGGCGGAGGTATCCAGCTGCAGGCGTTCGCGACACCGCGCTCCGAAGGTCTGTGGAACACGGTGCGCGCTCAGCTCGCCGAGTCCGTGACCAAACAGGGCGGAGAATCCACCGAACTGCACACCTCGCTCGGCAAGGAACTGGCCATCGAGGTTCCGGCGAAGACGGAATCCGGTCGTCCCGGCAAACGCGCCATGCGCTTCGCCGGCATCGACGGACCGCGCTGGTTCGTCCGCGCCGTGTTCTCCGGCAAGGCTGTGACCGATGACGATGTGCGTGCCGAACTCTCCGCACTCTTCCGCGGAGTCGTCGTCGACCGTGGTGCGGAAGCCATGGCTCCCCGGGAGCTCATCGCGCTGACCGCCCCACAGGTCGACCAGGACGAGACGGAGGAGAAGGACGAGGACGAGCTCAACCCCTTCGAACGCGGCCCCGAGATCACAGAGGTCCGCTGA
- a CDS encoding ferrochelatase: MKTTAPIDALVLMSFGGPEAPEEVVPFLRNVTAGRGIPEERLEEVGEHYFGFGGKSPINDQNKALLAALRAELDRRGIDTPLIWGNRNWDPYLTDEVRSLAKNGATQFLSIDTSAYSSYSSCRQYREDFAKTIDTLKDEGLSVSIDKIRQFYNHPGYADACADCLHQGLADFRAKVGQIDSSKHRILFVTHSIPNVMQDASAVTTNGYQAQHEELIDHLMGRIDEADRVPAELVYCSRSGSPEVPWLEPDVNDRMTELAEEGVTGVVLVPIGFISDHMEVAFDLDTEAKETAEELGFDFTRVATVGTHDAFVRGLIDLVEERVAQLRGDAVDAPALPGTKALVPGSGACSIDCCRGRIERATYPNWTMAN, from the coding sequence GTGAAAACGACTGCACCCATCGACGCCCTGGTCCTCATGTCATTCGGCGGACCGGAGGCCCCAGAAGAAGTGGTTCCATTCCTTCGCAACGTCACCGCCGGCCGCGGGATTCCCGAGGAGCGGCTCGAGGAGGTGGGAGAGCACTATTTCGGCTTCGGAGGCAAGTCTCCGATCAACGATCAGAACAAGGCTCTGCTGGCCGCCCTGCGCGCCGAACTCGATCGCCGCGGAATCGACACTCCGTTGATCTGGGGAAACCGCAACTGGGACCCCTATCTCACCGATGAGGTCCGCAGTTTGGCCAAGAACGGTGCCACACAGTTCCTCTCGATCGACACCTCCGCCTACTCGTCCTACTCATCGTGCCGTCAGTATCGTGAGGACTTCGCGAAGACGATCGACACGCTCAAGGACGAGGGCCTCTCGGTCTCGATCGACAAGATCCGTCAGTTCTACAACCACCCCGGATATGCCGACGCCTGCGCGGACTGCCTGCACCAGGGCCTCGCCGATTTCCGGGCGAAGGTCGGGCAGATCGACTCGTCCAAGCACCGGATCCTCTTCGTCACCCATTCGATCCCGAATGTCATGCAGGATGCCTCTGCGGTGACCACCAACGGCTACCAGGCCCAGCACGAAGAACTCATCGACCACCTCATGGGGCGCATCGATGAGGCCGATCGTGTTCCCGCCGAGCTCGTCTACTGCTCGCGCTCGGGTTCGCCCGAGGTGCCGTGGCTCGAACCCGATGTCAACGACCGGATGACCGAACTCGCCGAGGAGGGTGTGACCGGGGTCGTGCTCGTGCCCATCGGCTTCATCTCCGACCATATGGAGGTCGCCTTCGACCTCGACACCGAGGCGAAGGAGACCGCCGAAGAGCTCGGCTTCGACTTCACTCGCGTGGCCACCGTCGGCACCCATGACGCCTTCGTCAGGGGACTGATCGACCTCGTCGAGGAGCGCGTCGCGCAGCTGCGCGGAGACGCCGTCGACGCGCCGGCTCTGCCCGGCACGAAGGCTCTGGTCCCCGGCAGCGGTGCCTGCAGCATCGACTGCTGCCGCGGCCGCATCGAACGTGCGACCTACCCGAACTGGACCATGGCGAACTGA
- a CDS encoding APC family permease, translating into MPVFASDMLSSVAYAPDEILLALSLTSLVALSVAPWIGIAVGIVILVIVACYRINVKAYPSGGGDYEVASKNLGSGAGLVVAAALLVDYVLTLAVSMTVFAAYITTAFPMLAPYRVPVAIVGILLICFAGLRGSRATPMLLAVPTYLFLGAVFLTMSVGLIRVGLGDTPQAQTADYTVVHSNIGDQATLGLATVLIVLRAFSSGAVALAGVQTVATAVPAFKKPRGKNAGNTLLLSGLLAALMLTGLTYLASVTGIKYVDDPHLYLVRGDGSPVSAEYEQEPVLAQLAHAIFDNAPVMFFIVVLITALVLLAAANTAVEGFPGLASRLARDEFLPRQLATKGDRLTFSNGILLLAAAAIVLVIATSASATVLIQLYLVGVFASFVLGQAGMVLHWRKRLRLVIDSKTRVRMHFNQVVNTIGCVLAAGVLIVVIVSKFLAGAWLAVAAMAGLYLVMGAIHRHYSRVTRELAPDADVNSRTIPSNTHAIVVVSEIDKPTMRAVSYARVTRSSQLEAVTVAVDEEAAADLQKRWNEMELPVPLTVLGSPYRELVRPMLAHILAIRRRSPRDLVIVYIPQFVVGRWWEHILHNQIALKLRTRLLLVPNVVVVSVPWRLKSFSRQYSGDGPDSDTSLYRQA; encoded by the coding sequence ATGCCCGTCTTCGCCTCCGACATGCTCTCCTCGGTGGCCTACGCCCCCGACGAGATCCTGCTGGCACTGTCGCTGACCTCGCTGGTTGCCCTGAGCGTGGCCCCGTGGATCGGCATCGCCGTCGGCATCGTCATCCTCGTGATCGTCGCCTGCTACCGCATCAACGTCAAGGCCTACCCCTCCGGCGGCGGAGACTACGAGGTGGCGTCGAAGAACCTCGGCTCCGGTGCCGGACTCGTCGTGGCCGCGGCCCTCCTCGTCGACTACGTGCTCACCTTGGCCGTGTCGATGACGGTCTTCGCCGCCTATATCACCACAGCGTTCCCGATGCTCGCGCCCTACCGTGTGCCCGTGGCCATCGTCGGCATCCTGCTCATCTGCTTCGCCGGTCTGCGCGGCTCACGAGCCACTCCGATGCTGCTGGCCGTGCCGACCTATCTGTTCCTGGGTGCCGTCTTCCTCACAATGTCGGTCGGTCTCATCCGGGTCGGACTCGGCGACACCCCGCAGGCCCAGACCGCCGACTATACGGTCGTGCACAGCAACATCGGCGACCAGGCGACTCTCGGCCTGGCCACCGTCCTCATCGTCCTCCGCGCGTTCTCCTCCGGAGCGGTCGCCCTGGCCGGTGTGCAGACCGTGGCCACGGCGGTTCCCGCGTTCAAGAAGCCACGCGGCAAGAACGCCGGCAACACCCTGCTGCTCTCAGGCCTGCTCGCCGCTCTCATGCTCACGGGGCTGACCTATCTGGCGTCGGTCACCGGCATCAAATACGTCGACGATCCGCATCTCTACCTCGTCCGCGGAGACGGCAGCCCGGTCAGCGCCGAGTACGAACAGGAACCCGTTCTCGCACAGCTCGCTCACGCGATCTTCGACAACGCGCCGGTGATGTTCTTCATCGTCGTCCTCATCACCGCCCTCGTCCTCCTCGCCGCGGCGAACACCGCGGTCGAAGGCTTCCCGGGACTGGCCTCGCGTCTGGCACGCGACGAATTCCTGCCACGGCAGCTCGCGACGAAGGGCGACCGACTCACCTTTTCAAACGGCATCCTGCTGCTGGCAGCGGCGGCGATCGTCCTCGTCATCGCCACATCCGCCTCGGCGACGGTGCTCATCCAGCTCTACCTCGTCGGGGTCTTCGCCAGCTTCGTCCTCGGCCAAGCGGGAATGGTCCTGCACTGGCGCAAACGCCTGCGCCTGGTCATCGACTCGAAGACGCGTGTGCGCATGCACTTCAACCAGGTCGTCAACACCATCGGCTGTGTGCTCGCCGCCGGCGTCCTCATCGTCGTCATCGTCTCGAAGTTCCTCGCCGGAGCCTGGCTGGCGGTCGCCGCCATGGCCGGGCTCTACCTCGTCATGGGGGCCATCCACCGCCACTATTCGCGCGTGACCCGTGAGCTCGCCCCTGATGCGGATGTGAACTCACGGACGATCCCGTCGAACACCCACGCCATCGTCGTCGTCAGCGAAATCGACAAACCGACGATGCGCGCCGTCTCCTACGCCCGAGTGACCCGGTCGAGCCAGCTCGAAGCCGTCACCGTGGCCGTGGACGAAGAGGCCGCTGCCGATCTGCAGAAACGGTGGAATGAGATGGAGCTGCCGGTGCCTCTGACCGTGCTCGGCTCGCCGTACCGCGAACTCGTCCGCCCGATGCTTGCGCATATCCTCGCCATCCGCCGCAGATCGCCGCGTGACCTCGTCATCGTCTACATCCCGCAGTTCGTCGTGGGCCGGTGGTGGGAGCACATCCTGCACAACCAGATCGCCCTCAAACTGCGCACCCGACTGCTGCTGGTGCCCAACGTCGTCGTGGTCTCCGTGCCCTGGCGACTGAAATCCTTCTCTCGACAGTACAGCGGAGACGGACCCGATTCCGACACCTCGCTGTACAGACAGGCCTAG
- a CDS encoding potassium channel family protein gives MHFVIMGCGRVGASLAKALDANGHSVAVVDRDPDAFLKLGRDFSGSTITGIGFDRETLSQAKTSEAFAFAAVSSGDNSNILAARVARETFGVSNVAARIYDPDRAQVFERLGIPTVPTVRWTAEQVMRKLVPQGSITEYREPSGNLVLAEVHLDPGWVARPIKEIETRTKARVAYVTRLSEGIVAHDDLLLQDGDLVHLMAPVDRLGEIERILDQPVRTVEEEE, from the coding sequence ATGCACTTCGTGATTATGGGCTGCGGCCGAGTCGGGGCTTCTCTGGCCAAGGCCCTAGATGCGAATGGGCACTCCGTCGCCGTCGTCGACCGTGACCCCGACGCGTTCCTCAAACTGGGTCGGGATTTCAGCGGTTCGACGATCACGGGGATCGGTTTCGACCGTGAGACCCTGTCCCAGGCGAAGACTTCCGAGGCCTTCGCCTTCGCCGCGGTCTCCAGCGGTGACAATTCGAATATCCTCGCCGCGCGTGTCGCCCGTGAGACCTTCGGGGTGAGCAATGTCGCCGCCCGCATCTACGATCCCGATCGGGCGCAGGTCTTTGAGAGGCTCGGCATCCCCACCGTGCCCACCGTGCGGTGGACGGCCGAGCAGGTGATGCGCAAACTCGTCCCACAGGGGTCGATCACCGAATACCGTGAGCCTTCGGGCAACCTCGTCCTCGCCGAGGTGCATCTGGATCCTGGCTGGGTGGCGCGACCGATCAAGGAGATCGAAACACGGACCAAGGCTCGGGTCGCCTATGTCACCCGCCTGTCCGAGGGCATCGTCGCCCACGACGATCTGCTCCTCCAGGACGGGGATCTCGTTCATCTCATGGCTCCGGTCGACCGCCTCGGCGAGATCGAACGGATCCTCGATCAGCCCGTGCGCACCGTGGAGGAAGAAGAATGA
- a CDS encoding potassium channel family protein gives MRVIIAGAGSVGRSVARELLDKDHSVLLIDQSKEALGHERIPGAEWLLSDACELAGLAEAGLEEADVVVAATGDDKTNLVLSLLAKTEFGVPRTVSRVNNPKNEWLFDDNWGVDVAVSTPRLMTALVEEAVEVGGLVHLMSFERGQAGLLEFTVHENAELVAERIGGITFPLDTVLVAIIRNSRAFAPSADDVIEAGDELFFLSSPDQEPALLALLQETAKTEGNADG, from the coding sequence ATGAGGGTCATCATCGCCGGAGCCGGTTCCGTCGGACGGTCGGTGGCCAGGGAGCTGCTGGACAAGGACCATTCGGTCCTGCTCATCGACCAGAGCAAGGAGGCGTTGGGTCATGAGCGCATTCCGGGTGCCGAATGGCTGCTCTCCGATGCGTGTGAACTCGCAGGTCTCGCCGAGGCGGGACTGGAGGAGGCCGACGTCGTCGTGGCCGCGACGGGAGATGACAAGACCAATCTGGTGCTCTCGCTGCTCGCGAAGACCGAGTTCGGGGTGCCGCGGACGGTCTCGCGAGTGAACAATCCGAAGAACGAATGGCTCTTCGACGACAACTGGGGAGTCGATGTCGCGGTCTCCACTCCGCGCCTGATGACCGCGCTCGTCGAGGAGGCCGTGGAAGTCGGCGGTCTGGTCCACCTCATGAGTTTCGAACGCGGCCAGGCAGGACTGCTCGAGTTCACCGTGCACGAGAACGCCGAGCTCGTGGCCGAGCGCATCGGCGGGATCACCTTCCCGCTCGATACGGTGCTGGTGGCGATCATCCGCAACTCGCGGGCGTTCGCTCCGAGTGCCGATGATGTCATCGAGGCCGGAGACGAACTGTTCTTCCTCTCCTCCCCCGATCAGGAGCCGGCGCTGCTCGCGCTGCTGCAGGAGACCGCGAAGACGGAAGGGAACGCCGACGGCTGA
- the sepH gene encoding septation protein SepH, with amino-acid sequence MRELILNGVNADGTHLLLNDENGLQYRVVLDEALIAAVRRDRSQSKPEAPVRPKEIQAMIRGGMDAEEVVAATGADIEYVRTYEGPAMAERERTAYLASRHPIYSDHDPNGEPTPLIELCQERLAMRDVDIETMEWDSWKQQDGNWYIQLSFTAADRVRTASWHYYRRSLTPIDDEAKWLADSGPTDTGPIPNYGSGAERQRNTEEVDVLPNTDQSSASIASDGPVRPTAGSAPSQQARDHQAETGRILENLRKRRHTEEEPRTRLRAVTEDPETHPQGAHTAPGQPEAATDDEVFAFEDSAPSAEEPQEPTEKVGVFDDENQLSLLNEPGVSDHSDQFKDSASAKDSKPKSKKNSRASIPSWDEIMFGSKRD; translated from the coding sequence ATGCGTGAACTGATCTTGAACGGAGTCAACGCAGACGGCACCCATCTGCTGTTGAACGACGAGAACGGGCTTCAGTACCGAGTCGTCCTCGATGAGGCTCTCATCGCCGCGGTCCGCAGGGACCGCTCCCAGTCCAAGCCCGAGGCTCCCGTGCGCCCGAAAGAGATCCAGGCCATGATCCGCGGCGGCATGGACGCCGAGGAGGTCGTGGCCGCCACCGGTGCCGACATCGAATATGTGCGCACCTATGAAGGTCCGGCGATGGCCGAGCGCGAACGCACCGCCTACCTCGCCAGCCGTCATCCCATCTATTCCGATCACGATCCCAACGGTGAGCCGACTCCGCTCATCGAGCTGTGTCAGGAACGTCTGGCGATGCGCGACGTCGATATCGAGACGATGGAGTGGGATTCCTGGAAGCAGCAGGACGGCAACTGGTACATCCAGCTCAGCTTCACTGCCGCCGACCGTGTCCGCACCGCCAGCTGGCACTACTACCGCAGATCGCTCACCCCGATCGACGATGAGGCGAAGTGGCTCGCCGATTCCGGGCCCACCGATACCGGACCGATCCCGAACTACGGAAGCGGTGCCGAACGTCAGAGGAACACCGAGGAGGTCGATGTCCTCCCGAACACCGATCAGTCGTCCGCGTCGATCGCCTCGGACGGACCGGTCCGTCCCACCGCCGGTTCCGCTCCGTCGCAGCAGGCCCGCGATCACCAGGCCGAGACCGGCCGGATCCTGGAGAACCTGCGCAAGCGCCGCCACACCGAGGAGGAGCCGCGGACTCGTCTGCGCGCGGTCACCGAGGATCCCGAGACTCACCCGCAGGGAGCGCACACCGCTCCCGGCCAGCCCGAAGCCGCCACCGATGACGAGGTCTTCGCCTTCGAGGATTCGGCTCCCTCTGCTGAGGAGCCGCAGGAGCCGACCGAGAAGGTCGGTGTCTTCGACGATGAGAATCAGCTCTCACTGCTCAATGAGCCCGGGGTGAGCGATCACTCCGATCAGTTCAAGGACTCCGCCTCGGCGAAGGATTCGAAGCCGAAGTCGAAGAAGAATTCGCGTGCCTCGATCCCGAGCTGGGACGAGATCATGTTCGGCTCGAAGCGGGACTGA
- a CDS encoding DUF3093 domain-containing protein codes for MATTQSGTHVVYQEKVRPSIGMWILVVVAAASTALMVMPVWQLGTIILPVVSFILFAWWLNSLTLSIIVTERQLFVGEAHIDRTFVPSAEAFDGEEARQARGVDLDARAFLKIRPWAKSVVRIHLDDDSDPTPYWLVSSRHPHKLAAALNP; via the coding sequence ATGGCAACAACTCAATCCGGAACCCATGTGGTCTATCAGGAGAAGGTCCGCCCCTCGATCGGCATGTGGATCCTCGTCGTGGTCGCCGCTGCGTCGACGGCGCTCATGGTCATGCCCGTCTGGCAGCTCGGCACCATCATCCTTCCCGTCGTCAGCTTCATCCTCTTCGCCTGGTGGCTGAACTCGCTGACGCTGTCGATCATCGTCACCGAACGTCAGCTGTTCGTGGGCGAGGCTCATATCGACCGCACATTCGTTCCGAGTGCGGAAGCCTTCGACGGCGAGGAGGCCCGCCAGGCCCGCGGCGTCGATCTCGATGCTCGCGCTTTCCTCAAGATCCGCCCATGGGCGAAGTCCGTCGTCCGCATCCATCTCGACGATGATTCGGACCCCACCCCGTACTGGCTCGTCTCGTCACGCCACCCCCACAAGCTGGCAGCCGCCCTCAACCCTTAA
- a CDS encoding class I SAM-dependent RNA methyltransferase, translated as MSDTSVPAQELTLDIEAPAAGGTSIARHDGQVVFVSGALPGEKVRARTEAGPPARFLRAAVTEVVDASAHRVPNRRLDYVSTGPAGFGGMEFAHVDLAHSRSLKAEVLRDQLSRIGHIDSDAEVLPAPGETDGTDWRTRVQLAVDDEGRAGMLAPRSHEVVPVSTPPLAVGALHDLDIAALYVPGVRRLEFAWAGDHGALIVRGQPTAQVLNEIESWLPTSFSLLAEAAEPEQNRGRGRGGRSRGRGRSHAHAPALRVLRGDRTLTETVDGCDFTVGADGFWQVHRDAAALLSSAVVDALPADVDAITDLYCGVGLLGISAARATGAPLFGVEGVATAIAHARDNAADLEAQFLALSVDRARLPDSDVVILDPPRAGAGRKATSAIIESSAHTLVYVSCDPATLARDLAALTGGGFEIESLTGFDLFPLTAHLETVTVLRR; from the coding sequence ATGAGCGACACTTCGGTACCCGCCCAGGAACTCACCCTCGACATCGAGGCGCCGGCGGCCGGCGGCACCTCCATCGCCCGTCACGACGGTCAGGTCGTCTTCGTCTCCGGAGCCCTGCCCGGTGAGAAGGTCCGTGCCCGCACCGAGGCGGGACCACCCGCTCGATTCCTCCGCGCCGCCGTCACCGAGGTGGTCGACGCCTCCGCCCACCGCGTGCCGAACCGTCGCCTCGACTATGTCTCCACCGGTCCGGCCGGCTTCGGCGGAATGGAGTTCGCCCACGTCGACCTCGCCCACTCCCGCAGCCTCAAAGCCGAGGTACTGCGCGACCAGCTCTCACGCATCGGCCACATCGACTCCGACGCCGAGGTGCTGCCCGCACCGGGAGAGACCGACGGCACGGACTGGCGCACGCGTGTGCAGCTGGCCGTCGACGACGAGGGGCGGGCCGGAATGCTCGCCCCCCGATCACACGAGGTCGTTCCCGTGAGCACGCCGCCCCTGGCCGTCGGCGCGCTGCACGACCTCGACATCGCGGCGCTGTACGTGCCCGGGGTCCGTCGCCTCGAATTCGCGTGGGCCGGCGACCACGGTGCGCTCATCGTCCGCGGTCAGCCCACCGCGCAGGTGCTAAACGAGATCGAATCCTGGCTGCCGACTTCCTTCTCCCTCCTCGCCGAGGCGGCCGAACCGGAGCAGAACCGCGGCCGTGGCCGCGGTGGTCGTTCCCGTGGGCGCGGCCGCTCCCATGCGCATGCTCCAGCCCTGCGGGTACTCCGCGGCGACCGCACCCTGACCGAAACGGTCGACGGCTGCGATTTCACGGTCGGCGCCGACGGCTTCTGGCAGGTCCACCGGGACGCGGCTGCACTGCTCAGCTCCGCAGTCGTCGATGCACTGCCGGCCGATGTCGATGCGATCACCGATCTCTACTGCGGGGTCGGACTCCTCGGCATCTCCGCCGCCCGGGCCACCGGCGCACCCCTGTTCGGAGTCGAGGGAGTGGCAACGGCCATTGCACATGCTCGAGACAATGCCGCTGATCTCGAGGCACAGTTCCTCGCACTCAGCGTGGATCGGGCCCGTCTGCCCGATTCGGACGTCGTCATCCTCGACCCGCCACGGGCGGGCGCAGGGAGGAAGGCCACCTCGGCGATCATCGAATCCTCCGCACACACCCTGGTCTACGTGTCCTGTGACCCGGCCACGCTCGCCCGGGACCTTGCGGCGCTCACGGGCGGGGGATTTGAGATCGAGAGTCTCACCGGCTTCGATCTCTTCCCGTTGACCGCGCACTTGGAGACGGTCACGGTCCTGCGGCGGTGA